A genomic stretch from Halalkalibacillus sediminis includes:
- the nth gene encoding endonuclease III encodes MLTKKDIRFILDNLERMYPDAECELTHSNEFELLIAVVLSAQATDALVNKVTPGLFEKYKTPEDFVAVDLEEVQNDIRRIGLYRNKAKNIQKLCRDLIEKYDGEVPNDYQQLVNLAGVGRKTANVVMSVSFGMPAIAVDTHVERVSKRLGFCRWKDSVLEVEKTLMKKIPEDEWSDTHHRMIFFGRYHCKARNPDCPSCPLLEICREGKKRMKKLEMV; translated from the coding sequence ATGTTGACGAAAAAGGATATTCGATTTATATTAGATAACCTTGAAAGAATGTACCCAGATGCTGAATGTGAACTGACTCATTCAAATGAATTCGAACTGTTGATAGCAGTAGTCTTGTCTGCACAGGCAACTGATGCATTGGTTAACAAAGTGACTCCCGGTCTATTTGAAAAGTACAAAACTCCTGAAGACTTTGTAGCTGTGGATCTAGAAGAAGTTCAAAATGATATTAGACGGATTGGACTATATAGAAATAAAGCGAAAAACATTCAGAAATTATGTAGAGACTTAATCGAAAAGTATGATGGTGAAGTCCCTAATGATTATCAACAGTTAGTTAATCTTGCAGGGGTGGGGAGGAAAACAGCCAATGTTGTCATGTCTGTTTCTTTCGGAATGCCTGCCATTGCTGTCGATACTCATGTCGAGAGGGTCTCCAAGAGATTAGGGTTCTGTCGGTGGAAAGATTCTGTATTAGAAGTAGAAAAAACTTTAATGAAGAAAATTCCCGAAGATGAATGGAGCGATACCCATCATCGCATGATATTCTTTGGAAGATACCATTGTAAAGCTAGAAATCCAGATTGTCCTTCTTGCCCGCTTCTAGAAATTTGTAGAGAGGGTAAGAAGAGAATGAAAAAATTAGAAATGGTATAA
- a CDS encoding PBP1A family penicillin-binding protein, producing MSQNETKSRKAIKESKKKDKKFPWKKVLLSALIVGLIGFITVASIFMYYISDAPSLNADELQVPASTTILDRDGEEIAELGSQKRIMIQYDDISPLLEDAVLATEDARFYEHSGVDLRRIGAAVIANVTDGFGSQGASTITQQVIKGAFLTDDKQVKRKVQEQYLAFKLEQRYSKEEILTMYLNRIYYGNNFYGVAKASEAYFGKEDLSELTLAEAALLAGLPQRPSAYNPYTNPDLAEERRNTVLNLMVHHDKITEEEAEEAKEVAVSDMIQQNYESEIPYDSFIERVLEETEDELGEEIDIYTSGLTIHTTLDQKAQQQAELLLSQDSPINFGDNELEAGIAAVDTKTGEILALGGGRNKADGIGAGLNYATNPNGRQPGSAIKPILAYGPAIENEQWSTYHQINDEEYSFENEDDPISNAGRGYLGWMSMREALYRSHNVPAVKAFQEIGAGPASEFAEGLGLSTEEGLYDSDSIGGGNLQTNPLEMAGAYTAFGNEGMYTEPYSVRKIEFSDGEELELNHESTVAMSDSTAYMITDMLKDVITNPNGTGQSAAVSGLPIAGKTGTTNDDHDSWFAGYSTNYTISVWTGYSQPDSIPQASKSVPQKIFSSLMGHMSEGVETSDFTMPDSVVEVDVEKGSRPAALPSEYTPESEIVTELFVSGYEPSETSEVYDQVGSPQNFNAEFVPEEQIINLSWSPPSEEDREFEYELSVSVDDSEMQTITTTSDTEMVFDEISMGSTYTFELVAVDASSEDNRSEPVSNSVEIPEEDSDFWDEFFGDDEEEEDKEKEKEEDKEKEEDKKEKQDEENQEDEDQGSGDGDGSDNEEDDGSGDGSSDGSDDGSTEDSTDTEDDGTSGDDSEGDDTTSQEPDAETDDSEE from the coding sequence ATGAGTCAAAATGAGACGAAAAGTCGTAAAGCAATTAAAGAAAGCAAGAAAAAAGATAAGAAATTTCCTTGGAAAAAAGTATTATTATCTGCACTAATAGTAGGATTAATTGGATTCATAACTGTTGCAAGTATTTTCATGTATTACATCAGTGATGCACCAAGCTTGAATGCTGATGAATTACAAGTACCAGCATCTACTACCATCCTAGACCGAGATGGTGAAGAAATCGCTGAACTCGGTTCTCAAAAACGTATTATGATTCAATACGACGATATTTCTCCTTTATTGGAAGATGCAGTACTAGCAACTGAGGACGCACGTTTCTATGAACATAGCGGTGTTGACTTGAGAAGAATTGGAGCAGCAGTCATTGCCAACGTTACAGATGGCTTCGGTTCTCAAGGTGCAAGTACAATCACTCAACAGGTCATCAAAGGAGCTTTCCTTACAGATGACAAGCAAGTTAAACGTAAAGTCCAGGAACAATATTTAGCATTTAAACTAGAACAAAGATACAGCAAAGAAGAAATTTTGACGATGTACTTAAACAGAATTTACTACGGAAATAATTTTTATGGTGTCGCAAAGGCTTCTGAGGCTTACTTTGGGAAAGAGGATTTGAGTGAATTGACGTTAGCTGAGGCTGCACTTTTAGCAGGCCTACCACAAAGACCAAGCGCATATAATCCTTATACGAATCCTGATTTAGCTGAAGAACGAAGAAATACCGTTCTGAACTTAATGGTTCACCACGATAAGATTACTGAGGAAGAAGCTGAAGAGGCTAAAGAAGTTGCAGTATCAGATATGATCCAACAAAATTATGAGTCAGAAATTCCTTATGATTCTTTTATAGAAAGAGTATTAGAAGAAACTGAGGATGAGCTTGGAGAAGAAATAGACATCTATACTTCTGGCTTAACGATTCATACTACATTGGACCAGAAAGCTCAACAACAAGCTGAACTTTTATTAAGTCAAGACAGTCCAATTAACTTCGGTGATAATGAACTGGAAGCAGGAATTGCTGCTGTTGATACTAAAACAGGTGAAATTTTAGCTCTTGGCGGTGGCCGTAACAAAGCTGATGGAATTGGGGCAGGTTTGAATTATGCTACTAATCCAAATGGTCGACAGCCTGGTTCTGCAATTAAACCTATACTAGCTTATGGCCCAGCAATAGAAAATGAACAATGGTCAACTTATCATCAAATCAATGATGAAGAATATAGTTTTGAAAATGAAGATGATCCAATCAGTAACGCGGGCAGGGGTTATCTTGGTTGGATGTCCATGAGAGAAGCTCTTTATCGCTCTCATAACGTACCAGCGGTAAAAGCATTTCAAGAGATAGGAGCTGGTCCTGCTAGTGAATTCGCTGAAGGTCTTGGCCTATCCACAGAAGAAGGCCTATATGACTCAGATTCAATTGGTGGAGGTAACCTACAAACTAACCCATTAGAGATGGCTGGTGCATATACTGCTTTTGGTAATGAGGGAATGTACACTGAACCATATTCTGTAAGAAAAATAGAATTCAGTGATGGAGAAGAATTGGAATTGAACCATGAATCTACTGTTGCCATGTCAGATTCTACTGCCTATATGATTACAGACATGCTGAAAGATGTCATCACTAACCCTAACGGTACAGGTCAATCTGCTGCAGTAAGTGGCTTACCTATTGCCGGAAAAACAGGTACAACTAACGATGATCATGACTCTTGGTTCGCAGGTTACTCTACGAACTACACAATTTCTGTTTGGACTGGGTATTCTCAACCTGATTCAATACCTCAGGCCTCAAAATCTGTGCCGCAGAAAATATTCAGTTCATTAATGGGGCATATGTCTGAAGGTGTTGAGACTAGTGATTTTACGATGCCTGATTCAGTAGTTGAAGTTGATGTTGAAAAAGGTTCAAGACCAGCTGCTTTACCGAGTGAATATACTCCTGAAAGCGAAATTGTTACCGAGCTATTTGTCAGTGGATATGAACCGAGTGAAACATCTGAAGTTTATGATCAAGTTGGATCACCACAGAACTTTAATGCTGAATTCGTACCTGAAGAACAAATCATCAATTTATCTTGGAGTCCTCCTTCTGAGGAAGATCGAGAATTTGAATATGAACTAAGCGTATCGGTTGATGATAGTGAAATGCAAACCATCACTACCACCTCAGATACTGAAATGGTTTTCGATGAAATTTCTATGGGCTCGACTTACACGTTTGAATTAGTGGCAGTTGATGCATCTAGTGAAGATAATCGAAGTGAACCAGTTTCAAATTCTGTTGAAATCCCTGAAGAAGATTCAGATTTCTGGGACGAATTCTTCGGTGATGATGAAGAAGAGGAAGATAAAGAAAAAGAAAAAGAGGAAGATAAAGAAAAAGAGGAAGATAAAAAAGAAAAGCAAGACGAAGAAAACCAAGAAGATGAAGACCAAGGAAGTGGAGACGGTGACGGTTCCGACAATGAGGAAGATGACGGAAGCGGTGACGGCAGTAGTGACGGGTCTGATGATGGAAGTACCGAAGATAGCACAGACACCGAAGATGATGGAACGTCGGGTGACGATTCAGAAGGTGATGACACTACTTCTCAAGAACCAGACGCTGAAACCGATGACAGTGAGGAATAA